A stretch of Oncorhynchus masou masou isolate Uvic2021 unplaced genomic scaffold, UVic_Omas_1.1 unplaced_scaffold_5201, whole genome shotgun sequence DNA encodes these proteins:
- the LOC135535844 gene encoding proline-rich protein 2-like codes for MGPYTPGSMLIPTPGSMVPPHPGSMVTSHPRSPWVHGNPPPQGPPTPGSMVTPHPRVHADPTPHGDPHPRVHGDPHPRVHADPPTPGSMVTSHPRVHADPHPGSMVTPTPGPWSMVIPTPGSMVTPTPGSMLIPHPGSRSMVIPTRVHGLHPRVVIPTPGSMVSPTPGSMGPMLTPHPRFHGDPPPPGSMVIPTPGSMVTPTPRGDAPPPRVHGDPPPPGSMVTPTPGSMVIPHPRVHGSMVTPHTRVHGDPPPPGSMLTPHPRFHGDPPPRGTMVIPTQGPW; via the exons atgggACCCTACACACCAGGGTCCATGCTGatccccaccccagggtccatggtaCCCCCCCacccagggtccatggtgacctCCCACCCCAGGAGTCCATG ggtccatggtaaccccccaccccagggtccccccaccccagggtccatggtgaccccccaccccagggtccatgctGACCCCACCCCCCATGGtgacccccaccccagggtccatggtgatccccaccccagggtccatgctgatccccccaccccagggtccatggtgacctCCCACCCTAGGGTCCATGCTGACCCCCacccagggtccatggtgacccccaccccaggtccatg GTCTATGGTGatccccaccccagggtccatggtgacccccaccccagggtccatgctGATCCCCCACCCAGGTTCCAGGTCCATGGTGATCCCCACCAGGGTCCATGGTCTCCACCCCAGGGTGGTGATCCCCACCCCAGGTTCCATGGTGtcccccaccccagggtccatg GGTCCCAtgctgaccccccaccccaggtTCCATGGTGACCCCCCACCCCCAGGGTCTATGGTGatccccaccccagggtccatggtgacccccACCCCTAGG GGTGATGCCCCACcccccagggtccatggtgatCCCCCAcccccagggtccatggtgacccccaccccagggtccatggtgatcccccaccccagggtccatg ggtctATGGTGACCCCCCACaccagggtccatggtgaccccccacccccagggtccatgctgaccccccaccccaggtTCCATGGTGACCCCCCACCCCGGGGGACCATGGTGATCCCCacccagggtccatggtga